In Solobacterium moorei, a single genomic region encodes these proteins:
- the rpoE gene encoding DNA-directed RNA polymerase subunit delta produces MVNNETMTDVAYNWLKKRKREVDFSKIWDEIVKTMDIPEDKIRRKKAQFYSDLMLDNRFASLENNKWDLRNRRKFEEVHIDTSEIELEDDELDEPIEVAGLDLPKGDDAFDN; encoded by the coding sequence ATGGTTAATAATGAGACTATGACGGACGTAGCCTACAATTGGCTGAAGAAAAGAAAAAGAGAGGTAGATTTCTCAAAGATTTGGGATGAAATTGTAAAGACAATGGATATTCCTGAAGATAAAATCAGACGTAAAAAGGCACAATTCTATAGTGACTTGATGTTAGATAACAGGTTTGCTTCTTTAGAAAATAATAAGTGGGATTTACGTAACCGTCGTAAGTTTGAAGAGGTTCATATCGATACTTCTGAAATCGAACTTGAGGATGATGAATTAGATGAGCCAATTGAAGTTGCTGGTCTAGATTTACCAAAGGGCGATGACGCATTCGATAATTAA
- a CDS encoding HAD family hydrolase codes for MIKAVLFDMDGILYDSEYYYMQGTVAQMRAYGYEGPSKNIYQIIGTTMQKTYEMLYDMLDGKVPIDVIRENNERYFNAEHPIHFKEIMFPGVPQALQQMKAMGLKLAVCSASSYDLIVTSLKEMEILEYFDFIESGENCKRSKPYPDIYLLAQEELQVHKEECLVYEDSTAGIQAGISAGIRTVARIDNRFYQDQSKADILVKDIHELTKLIRKENKYAGSN; via the coding sequence ATGATAAAAGCGGTATTATTTGACATGGATGGTATTCTTTACGATAGTGAATACTATTATATGCAGGGGACAGTTGCACAGATGCGTGCCTATGGATATGAAGGGCCTTCTAAGAATATCTATCAAATCATCGGTACAACGATGCAGAAAACCTATGAGATGTTGTATGACATGTTAGATGGAAAAGTACCGATTGATGTGATTCGCGAAAACAACGAAAGATACTTCAATGCAGAACATCCAATTCATTTTAAGGAAATTATGTTTCCGGGTGTACCGCAAGCATTACAACAGATGAAAGCGATGGGCTTAAAGTTAGCAGTATGTTCTGCATCATCGTATGACTTGATTGTAACGAGTCTGAAAGAGATGGAAATTTTGGAATACTTCGACTTTATCGAAAGTGGTGAAAACTGCAAGCGTTCCAAACCATATCCAGATATCTATTTACTAGCCCAAGAGGAACTACAAGTACACAAAGAAGAGTGCTTAGTATATGAGGATAGTACAGCAGGGATCCAAGCTGGTATCTCGGCTGGTATAAGAACTGTTGCCAGAATTGACAATCGCTTCTACCAGGATCAATCAAAAGCGGATATACTTGTAAAGGATATACACGAGCTGACAAAGCTGATCAGAAAGGAAAATAAATATGCCGGAAGTAATTAA
- the rpmE gene encoding 50S ribosomal protein L31, with the protein MKKDIHPTYHKAKVVCTSCGAEFETGSVLSEIKVDTCSNCHPFYTGRQRFAQAQGRIEKFNKKYGMK; encoded by the coding sequence ATGAAAAAAGATATTCATCCAACTTATCACAAGGCGAAGGTAGTATGCACAAGCTGTGGTGCAGAATTTGAAACAGGTTCTGTATTATCTGAAATCAAAGTAGATACATGCTCAAACTGCCATCCATTCTATACTGGACGTCAGAGATTCGCACAGGCTCAAGGACGTATCGAGAAGTTCAATAAGAAGTACGGTATGAAATAA
- a CDS encoding HD domain-containing protein has product MFAKTSEVKVLRDPVHGYVHIDLQVVWDIVNSSWFQRLRRIRQLGGAYVVYHCAEHTRFSHSLGVYEIVRRMVTEVPDIVNALNEYDKVTIMLAGLLHDIGHGPYSHAFEAVTGTSHEVFTCRIIEENTEITKILEASAKGLAKDVADVIRHKSKNPLLVQMISSQLDADRMDYLLRDAYFTGTKYGEFDLERILRTLRVVDGNRLVVKESGVYAVENYIMARYHMYWQIYYHPVARSFETILHLLFKRLRDLKSVSDPSIIPLFKPVLTGKKISLKQYFMLDEYAFSYGFSMLCEHKDPIVRDFALRIRDRKLFAYSESDPSNNRKLRHQLKKAGYNLDYYWSKDEVYQMPYEPYTDSRGDAVWVKKKDGTIVEMSNASNIVYSLVHGPIHDVFSVYYPKGVEIKK; this is encoded by the coding sequence ATGTTTGCGAAAACATCAGAAGTGAAAGTGCTGCGCGATCCTGTACATGGGTATGTACATATTGATTTACAGGTCGTCTGGGATATCGTGAATAGTAGCTGGTTTCAACGCTTACGTCGTATTCGTCAATTGGGCGGGGCGTATGTTGTATATCATTGTGCAGAACATACTCGTTTTTCTCACTCCCTTGGAGTGTACGAAATCGTGCGCCGCATGGTGACGGAAGTTCCGGATATTGTAAATGCATTAAATGAATATGATAAGGTGACAATCATGCTGGCAGGTTTACTGCATGATATTGGTCATGGCCCTTATAGCCATGCGTTTGAGGCTGTTACAGGGACATCGCATGAAGTATTTACTTGCCGTATCATTGAAGAAAATACGGAGATTACGAAGATACTAGAAGCTAGCGCTAAGGGTCTAGCGAAGGATGTTGCGGATGTTATCCGTCATAAGAGTAAGAATCCATTATTAGTACAGATGATTAGTTCGCAATTGGATGCGGACCGCATGGATTACTTGTTGCGCGATGCATACTTCACAGGAACGAAGTATGGAGAGTTTGATTTGGAGAGAATCTTACGTACACTTCGTGTGGTCGATGGAAATCGTTTGGTAGTGAAAGAGAGTGGTGTATACGCAGTTGAAAATTACATCATGGCAAGATACCACATGTATTGGCAAATTTACTATCATCCAGTAGCACGTAGTTTTGAGACGATTCTACATCTACTCTTTAAGCGTTTAAGGGATCTAAAGAGTGTGAGTGATCCTTCTATCATTCCATTATTTAAACCTGTTTTGACAGGCAAGAAGATTTCTTTAAAACAGTACTTTATGCTAGATGAATATGCATTTAGTTATGGCTTCTCGATGTTATGTGAACATAAAGATCCTATCGTGCGTGACTTTGCGTTACGGATTCGTGATCGTAAATTATTTGCGTATTCTGAAAGTGATCCATCTAACAATCGTAAGTTGCGTCATCAGCTAAAGAAGGCTGGATATAATCTAGACTACTATTGGTCAAAGGATGAAGTATATCAAATGCCGTATGAGCCTTATACAGACAGTAGAGGTGATGCGGTTTGGGTAAAGAAAAAGGATGGAACGATTGTGGAAATGTCGAATGCATCCAATATTGTATATAGTTTAGTACATGGACCAATCCATGATGTATTTAGCGTATATTATCCAAAAGGAGTAGAAATTAAGAAATGA
- a CDS encoding CCA tRNA nucleotidyltransferase — MKIQIPDYIQVLIDLLNQNHYSAYVVGGAIRNALLELPIHDYDLTTDATPDEMLQVFSSHRVLKTGIQHGTITVLSKGQPVEITTFRSENVYEDHRHPSGVLFSDNIKEDCKRRDFTINALCYNNNEGLLDFFGGVNDLSNKIIRCIGNANERIDEDALRILRALRFAGRLSFTIEENTATAIHKQKDLLHYISEERIHSEWIGILETNTLSSILTEYSDVIQVFIPELKENIIQESISSINQSPLSANIRTAILLKEIPNVKEILERLKYSGAEQTVILSCIQNSMQPLSSKIELKRFLSTLRIPFDTYHQYRSAIASSYQKETIHAYYQEIHNMHEPYQLKELAIDGNTVKEFGYQGKDIADILQRCLNAVIEKPENNTVEYLTNMIKRIS, encoded by the coding sequence ATGAAAATTCAGATTCCAGATTACATCCAAGTTCTCATCGACTTGTTAAATCAAAATCACTACAGTGCCTATGTTGTCGGTGGTGCAATTCGTAATGCATTACTAGAACTACCTATTCATGACTATGACTTAACAACAGACGCAACACCTGATGAAATGTTACAGGTATTCTCATCACACAGAGTGCTTAAGACTGGTATACAACACGGTACTATTACAGTTCTTTCTAAAGGGCAACCTGTTGAAATCACGACATTCCGCAGCGAGAATGTCTATGAAGATCACCGTCATCCATCTGGAGTCTTATTCTCCGACAACATCAAAGAAGACTGTAAACGCCGCGACTTTACCATTAACGCACTATGCTATAACAACAATGAAGGTTTACTGGACTTCTTTGGAGGAGTAAACGACCTAAGCAATAAGATCATTCGCTGTATCGGTAATGCTAATGAACGTATTGATGAAGATGCTTTACGTATCTTACGCGCACTACGCTTTGCGGGAAGACTCTCATTTACAATCGAAGAGAATACCGCAACTGCGATACACAAACAAAAAGACTTATTACATTATATCTCAGAAGAACGTATACATAGTGAGTGGATTGGTATCCTAGAAACAAACACTCTCTCTTCTATCCTTACAGAATATAGCGATGTGATTCAGGTATTTATTCCTGAATTAAAAGAAAATATCATCCAAGAAAGTATATCTTCAATCAATCAATCTCCACTTAGCGCAAATATCCGCACAGCAATTCTACTCAAGGAAATTCCTAACGTAAAAGAAATCTTAGAACGCCTGAAATATTCAGGCGCAGAACAGACTGTTATCCTTAGCTGTATTCAAAATTCAATGCAACCTCTTTCTTCAAAGATTGAACTAAAACGATTTTTATCTACTCTCAGAATTCCATTTGATACCTACCACCAATATCGTTCAGCGATTGCTTCTAGCTATCAAAAAGAAACCATTCATGCATACTATCAAGAAATACACAACATGCACGAACCATATCAACTAAAAGAGCTTGCGATTGATGGAAATACCGTAAAAGAGTTTGGCTATCAAGGTAAAGATATCGCAGATATCTTGCAGAGATGTTTGAATGCAGTCATTGAGAAACCAGAAAATAATACAGTTGAATATTTAACAAACATGATAAAACGCATCTCATAG
- a CDS encoding GNAT family N-acetyltransferase, with the protein MEIRKSSFEDIDQIMCVIHDAQESMRNNSIPQWQDGYPNEEVISQDIKSGNSYVLVEDEKVIGTAYIIAGHEPSYDYIEDGGWLNNHPYVVVHRIAISKDHKGKDCARQMMAFAESVAINSQIHDIRIDTHHQNLPMRKFLSKLGYHACGTIYLENGDKRIAYQKSF; encoded by the coding sequence ATGGAAATTCGTAAGAGTAGTTTCGAAGACATTGACCAGATTATGTGTGTGATTCATGATGCGCAAGAAAGTATGCGTAATAACAGTATCCCGCAATGGCAAGATGGTTATCCAAATGAAGAAGTTATTTCCCAGGACATAAAATCAGGCAATAGCTACGTGCTTGTGGAAGATGAAAAAGTCATTGGTACTGCATATATCATTGCAGGACACGAGCCAAGCTATGACTATATTGAAGATGGAGGGTGGCTAAACAACCATCCATATGTTGTTGTACATCGCATTGCAATTTCGAAAGATCACAAAGGGAAAGACTGTGCTCGACAAATGATGGCGTTTGCAGAGAGCGTGGCTATCAATTCTCAGATTCATGATATCCGTATTGATACCCATCATCAAAATCTTCCGATGCGTAAGTTCTTATCAAAGTTAGGTTATCATGCATGTGGAACGATTTACTTAGAAAATGGTGATAAGCGCATCGCATATCAAAAATCATTTTAA
- the prfA gene encoding peptide chain release factor 1 gives MDAVRTKLREIEKQYKEIVEKLMDEKVMSDPKLLTKLSKEQARLTQPVEAYHQLLELDSRIAQADEMLKENDPELKEMARMEKDECEPEREVLLERIQHLLVPRDPDDDHDVIMEIRGGAGGDEGNIFAGDLYRMYSKYAESKGWKVQVLEASVSEAGGYTQIIFSIKGTDVYKELKFESGVHRVQRVPKTETQGRIHTSTATVLCQPEAEDTDIEIDPKDLTIETHRASGAGGQHINKTDSAVRIVHVPTGITVNCQDGRSQIENRETAMRLIRARVYEELKRIQEEEAGKIRRAKIGTGDRSEKIRTYNYPQNRVTDHRIGLTITQLDRIMEGKLDGVIEGLLAEEEKRKLEETQL, from the coding sequence ATGGACGCAGTTAGAACAAAATTAAGGGAAATAGAAAAACAATATAAAGAAATCGTAGAGAAGCTTATGGATGAAAAAGTAATGTCAGACCCTAAGCTCCTTACAAAATTATCCAAAGAACAGGCAAGACTTACACAGCCTGTTGAGGCTTACCACCAACTTTTAGAGTTAGACTCTCGTATTGCCCAAGCAGATGAGATGTTAAAGGAGAATGATCCTGAACTCAAAGAGATGGCACGTATGGAAAAGGATGAATGTGAACCAGAACGTGAAGTCTTGTTAGAAAGAATTCAGCACCTACTTGTCCCACGTGATCCGGATGATGACCATGATGTCATCATGGAAATCCGTGGTGGAGCTGGTGGAGATGAAGGTAATATCTTCGCTGGTGACTTATATCGTATGTATAGTAAGTACGCTGAAAGCAAAGGCTGGAAGGTACAGGTTCTTGAAGCTTCTGTCAGTGAAGCGGGTGGATATACGCAGATCATCTTCTCTATAAAGGGAACGGATGTATATAAGGAATTGAAGTTTGAATCTGGTGTACACCGTGTACAGCGTGTGCCAAAGACAGAGACACAGGGACGTATTCATACCTCTACCGCAACTGTGCTTTGTCAACCAGAAGCGGAAGATACCGATATCGAAATCGATCCAAAGGACTTAACAATTGAAACACACCGTGCTTCTGGTGCTGGTGGTCAGCACATCAATAAGACAGATTCTGCTGTACGTATTGTGCACGTTCCTACAGGCATTACGGTAAACTGCCAAGATGGACGTTCGCAGATTGAAAACCGTGAGACAGCGATGCGTTTAATCCGTGCACGTGTATACGAAGAACTCAAGCGTATTCAGGAAGAAGAAGCTGGTAAGATTCGTCGTGCCAAGATTGGTACAGGCGATCGTTCTGAGAAGATTAGAACATATAATTACCCACAAAACCGTGTGACTGATCACCGTATTGGTTTAACAATTACACAGCTAGACCGTATCATGGAAGGCAAACTCGATGGTGTGATTGAGGGCTTACTAGCAGAAGAAGAAAAGAGAAAGCTCGAGGAGACACAGTTGTGA
- the fba gene encoding class II fructose-1,6-bisphosphate aldolase, with product MVLVSAKEMIEKAHEGHYAIGAFNINNMEWTKAILAACQQANSPVILQVSEGAAKYMCGFKQCADMVKNIHDHMGITVPVALHLDHGTFEGAKACIEAGFTSVMFDGSHYDFAENLEKSKEIIKLAHSQGVSVECEVGGIGGTEDGVTSNGELADPKECAEIASLGVDFLAAGIGNIHGVYPADWAGLNFERLSEIDAAVNGKPLVLHGGSGIPFDQVHKAITMGVSKINVNTDLQIVFAKATREYIEAGKDQQGKGFDPRKLLKPGADAIVAKVIEMVNQFGSADKA from the coding sequence ATGGTATTAGTTTCAGCAAAAGAAATGATTGAAAAGGCTCATGAAGGTCATTATGCAATTGGTGCTTTTAACATCAATAACATGGAATGGACAAAGGCTATCTTAGCTGCTTGCCAGCAGGCAAACTCTCCTGTCATTCTTCAGGTATCTGAAGGTGCAGCGAAGTATATGTGTGGCTTCAAGCAGTGTGCAGATATGGTTAAGAACATTCATGACCATATGGGTATTACAGTTCCAGTTGCTTTACACTTGGATCACGGAACATTTGAAGGTGCTAAGGCTTGCATCGAAGCAGGTTTTACATCTGTAATGTTCGACGGTTCTCACTATGATTTCGCAGAGAACTTAGAGAAGTCAAAGGAAATCATCAAGTTAGCTCATTCACAGGGTGTATCTGTAGAATGTGAAGTTGGTGGTATCGGTGGTACAGAGGATGGCGTTACATCTAACGGTGAATTAGCTGATCCAAAGGAATGTGCAGAAATCGCTTCTTTAGGTGTTGATTTCTTAGCTGCAGGTATTGGTAACATCCATGGTGTTTATCCAGCAGACTGGGCAGGATTAAATTTTGAAAGATTATCAGAAATTGATGCTGCTGTAAATGGTAAGCCATTAGTATTGCACGGTGGTTCTGGTATCCCATTTGACCAAGTACACAAGGCTATCACAATGGGTGTATCTAAGATCAACGTAAATACAGACTTACAGATTGTATTTGCTAAGGCAACGCGTGAATACATCGAAGCTGGTAAGGACCAACAGGGTAAGGGCTTTGACCCACGTAAGTTACTCAAGCCAGGTGCTGATGCAATCGTTGCTAAGGTAATCGAAATGGTTAACCAATTCGGTTCCGCTGACAAAGCTTAA
- the ispF gene encoding 2-C-methyl-D-erythritol 2,4-cyclodiphosphate synthase encodes MRIGQSTDIHRLAEGRKLILGGVEIPSDLGLVGHSDADALCHAIAEAILGALALGDLGKWFPDIDPKWEGADSIKILTQVGVMMREHGYSIGNVDSLIMIEKPKMAPHIMAMRDNIARALVCNLDCVSVKATRGEGLGFVGKSEGVQAQAVVLLVKED; translated from the coding sequence ATGAGGATAGGACAATCAACAGATATTCATCGCCTCGCCGAAGGACGCAAACTTATCTTGGGTGGTGTGGAAATTCCATCTGACTTGGGTCTTGTAGGACATAGTGATGCGGATGCGTTATGCCATGCCATAGCGGAAGCTATCCTTGGCGCACTTGCGTTAGGGGATCTTGGGAAATGGTTTCCAGATATTGATCCGAAATGGGAAGGCGCGGATTCTATCAAGATTCTTACGCAGGTTGGTGTGATGATGCGTGAGCATGGTTATAGTATTGGCAATGTGGATAGTCTTATCATGATTGAAAAGCCAAAAATGGCACCACATATTATGGCAATGCGAGATAATATCGCCAGAGCACTTGTATGTAATCTTGATTGTGTCAGTGTGAAGGCAACACGTGGTGAAGGCTTAGGCTTTGTTGGAAAATCAGAAGGTGTACAGGCACAGGCGGTTGTACTCCTTGTAAAGGAGGACTAA
- a CDS encoding DUF1934 family protein — MRISVKLIQYDLLEDKKQILLETNALYDGNTLRYREGNDGGFHQVYFGDDLISFERKADVHTKITLFDDKNGESTVDSQYGKMYMHTRLCHAERCDEYWSVEYQLISNDEVILHQKLRWEFTQ; from the coding sequence ATGCGTATATCAGTCAAATTAATACAATATGACTTGTTGGAAGATAAGAAACAAATCTTATTGGAAACGAATGCATTATATGATGGAAATACATTACGCTATCGCGAAGGAAATGATGGTGGCTTTCATCAGGTATATTTTGGGGATGATTTGATTTCTTTTGAGCGTAAAGCAGATGTGCATACTAAAATTACTCTCTTTGATGATAAGAATGGGGAAAGTACTGTGGATTCACAGTATGGAAAGATGTACATGCATACAAGATTATGCCATGCGGAAAGGTGCGATGAATACTGGTCTGTTGAGTATCAGTTGATATCAAATGATGAGGTCATACTTCACCAGAAATTACGCTGGGAATTCACCCAGTAA
- a CDS encoding UDP-N-acetylglucosamine 1-carboxyvinyltransferase — translation MPEVIKIEGGHTLEGEVTISSAKNATVALIPATVLAHGPVTIVGVPQIADVESLTKILNLLGVQVEERSSDHLIIDPTNIQNIDLVDDAVTKLRASYYFMGALLGRFGRVCMKMPGGCYLGPRPIDLHLKGFEALGAKVTYDKACYTIEAKELKGAKIFLDIASVGATINIMMAAVYAKGRTTIENAAKEPEIIDVATLLNKMGAHIRGAGTNVITIDGVDKLMGCFHEIIPDRIEAGTFLVIAAACAKKMVIKNIIPQHLDALTSKLQEMGVDMDIDVDRITIRHTDKLVATDVTTRPYPGFATDLQQPLTTLMTQAHGESKVVETIYIERFKHCGELQRMGANIEVSTGSASIKGPSSLFGTKVVATDLRCGAAMLVAGLLAEGITEIHDVYHIDRGYAEIDQKLKNLGAVIWRETIE, via the coding sequence ATGCCGGAAGTAATTAAAATTGAAGGTGGACATACGTTAGAGGGAGAAGTAACGATCTCTAGTGCAAAGAATGCGACAGTAGCACTGATTCCTGCTACTGTACTGGCCCATGGACCAGTCACAATTGTTGGGGTTCCGCAGATTGCGGACGTTGAATCCCTCACAAAGATTTTAAATTTATTGGGTGTTCAAGTTGAAGAACGTTCTTCTGATCATTTGATTATTGATCCTACGAATATCCAAAATATTGATTTGGTAGATGACGCAGTCACAAAGCTTCGTGCATCGTACTACTTCATGGGTGCTTTGTTAGGTAGATTTGGTCGTGTATGTATGAAGATGCCTGGTGGATGTTATTTAGGTCCTAGACCAATTGACTTGCACTTAAAGGGTTTTGAAGCCTTGGGCGCTAAAGTAACGTACGACAAGGCTTGTTATACAATTGAAGCTAAGGAATTAAAGGGTGCGAAGATCTTCTTGGATATCGCAAGTGTTGGTGCGACCATCAATATTATGATGGCTGCTGTATACGCAAAGGGCCGTACAACGATTGAAAATGCAGCAAAGGAGCCGGAAATCATCGACGTTGCCACATTATTAAATAAGATGGGTGCACATATTCGTGGTGCAGGTACAAATGTTATCACGATTGATGGTGTTGACAAGTTGATGGGTTGTTTCCATGAGATTATCCCAGACCGTATCGAAGCAGGCACATTCCTAGTCATTGCGGCTGCTTGCGCAAAGAAGATGGTAATCAAGAATATCATCCCACAGCACTTAGATGCCTTAACTTCTAAGTTACAGGAAATGGGTGTCGATATGGATATCGACGTAGACCGTATTACAATCCGTCATACAGATAAACTGGTTGCGACGGATGTTACCACAAGACCTTATCCTGGTTTTGCGACTGACTTACAGCAACCACTTACAACGCTGATGACACAAGCACATGGAGAATCCAAGGTTGTAGAAACAATCTACATAGAGCGCTTTAAGCATTGTGGTGAGTTACAGCGTATGGGTGCAAATATTGAAGTATCAACAGGTTCTGCTAGTATCAAGGGTCCAAGTTCTTTATTTGGAACGAAGGTCGTTGCGACTGATTTACGCTGTGGTGCAGCGATGCTAGTGGCAGGCTTACTAGCGGAAGGCATCACAGAGATTCATGATGTATATCACATAGATCGTGGTTACGCTGAAATCGACCAGAAGTTAAAAAATTTAGGTGCAGTGATTTGGCGTGAAACTATTGAATAA
- the prmC gene encoding peptide chain release factor N(5)-glutamine methyltransferase, whose product MSTFAKTIKQYEKECLKNDIPAETVMAYLLEISQRERYDLFMHIDDEMPEELAKEFHVGMERILKQEPMAHVLGYSWFYGYKMIVNEDVLIPRCETEELCALILSRIDEIFPTQETVECADVGTGSGAIAITVAKEESRVKMHATDISEEALVTARQNAKNNEVDIDFTAGDMLQPLIDANRHLDVLISNPPYIPQDEQMETSVVDFEPHVALFGGEDGLKFYRMIFKDCKKVLNKKAFMAFEMGWDQRERMSKLVEELLPDARYEMLKDMNGKDRMLFVYFNC is encoded by the coding sequence GTGAGTACATTTGCAAAAACAATCAAGCAATACGAAAAAGAGTGTCTAAAGAATGATATTCCTGCGGAAACTGTCATGGCATATCTTTTAGAAATTTCGCAACGTGAACGCTATGATTTGTTTATGCATATCGATGATGAAATGCCAGAAGAACTCGCGAAGGAATTCCATGTGGGCATGGAGAGAATCTTAAAACAAGAACCAATGGCGCATGTATTAGGCTATTCATGGTTTTATGGGTATAAGATGATTGTTAACGAAGATGTATTAATTCCACGTTGTGAAACAGAAGAACTCTGTGCATTGATATTATCTCGCATCGATGAAATCTTCCCAACGCAAGAAACTGTAGAATGTGCAGATGTTGGGACAGGTTCAGGTGCCATTGCGATTACAGTCGCAAAAGAAGAAAGTCGTGTAAAGATGCACGCAACAGATATCAGTGAAGAAGCCTTAGTCACTGCACGTCAGAATGCGAAAAATAATGAAGTGGACATCGACTTTACCGCTGGGGATATGTTACAGCCACTCATTGATGCAAACCGTCATTTGGATGTACTCATTTCCAATCCTCCATACATCCCACAGGATGAGCAGATGGAAACCTCCGTTGTGGACTTTGAACCTCACGTTGCCTTATTTGGTGGTGAGGATGGACTAAAGTTCTATCGCATGATCTTTAAGGATTGTAAAAAAGTACTCAATAAAAAGGCATTCATGGCTTTTGAGATGGGGTGGGATCAGCGTGAACGCATGAGTAAACTGGTAGAAGAGCTGTTGCCGGATGCTCGTTATGAGATGCTCAAAGACATGAACGGTAAAGACCGCATGTTATTTGTATATTTTAATTGTTAA